CGCCCGCACCGCCGACTCCGTGCGCGGCCTGCTCGACCTCGCCCCCGCCACCGCGACCCGGATCCACGCCGACGGCACCGAGGAGACCGTTCCCGCCGCCGGACTCGCCGTCGGCGACACGCTGCTGATCCGGCCGGGCGAGCTGATCGGCGCCGACGGCACGGTCCTGGACGGCACCAGCGAGGCCGACCAGGCCACCATCACCGGCGAACCCCTCCCGGTCGTCAAGCGCCCCGGCGACGAGGTCTTCGCCGGCACCCTCAACGGCACCGGCGCCCTGCGCGTCCGCGTCGACCGCGACCCCGCCGACTCCGTCATCGCCCGCATCGTCACCCTGGTCGAGGAGGCCTCCCGCACCAAGGCACCCACCCAGCTCTTCATCGAGAAGGTCGAGCAGCGCTACGCCGTCGGCGTGGTGGCCGCCACCCTCGCCGTCTTCGCGGTCCCGCTCGCGTTCGGCGCCGGCCTCACCGACGCCCTGCTGCGCGCGATGACCTTCATGATCGTCGCCTCGCCGTGCGCGGTCGTCCTCGCCACCATGCCGCCGCTGCTGTCCGCCATCGCCAACGCCGGCCGGCACGGCGTCCTGGTCAAGTCGGCCGTCGCGATGGAGCGCCTCGGCGAGACCGACACCGCCGCCCTCGACAAGACCGGCACCCTGACCGAAGGCGCCCCCGAGGTCACGGCCGTACGGCCGCTGCCGGGCTCCGGGCTCGACGAGGAGCGACTGCTCGCCCTCGCCGCGGCGGCCGAGCACCCCAGCGAGCATCCGCTGGCCCGGGCGATCGTGGCGGCGGCCCGGGAGCGGGGACTGCCGATCGCGACGGCGGAGAAGTTCACGGCGACACCGGGGGAGGGGGTCTCGGCGGTGGTGGACGGCCGGCCGGTGACGGTCGGCCGTGCGCGGGACGCCGTGCCCGGTCCGCCGCGGGAGCCCCACGGGGCACAGGCCGCCGGTGCGCGGCCCGACGCCGGCCCGCGGGAGCGGGGCGCCACCGTCGTCACCGTCCACCGGGACGGCGTCCCCGTCGGCACCCTGGCCCTCACCGACCGCCTGCGCCCCGACGCCGCCGCCACCACCGCCGCCCTCACCGCCCTGACCGGCACCCCGCCCGTCCTGCTCACCGGCGACAACCGGCACACCGCCGCCCGCGTCGCCGAGGCCACCGGGCTCACCGACGTCCGGGCGGAGCTGCTGCCCGAGGACAAGGCCGGTGCCGTGCACGACATCCAGCGGACCGGCCGCAAGGTGCTGTTCGTCGGCGACGGGGTCAACGACGCGCCCGCCCTCGCCGCCGCCCACTCCGGCATCGCGATGGGCCGCGCCGGATCCGACCTGGCCCTGGAGACCGCCGACGCGGTCGTCGTCCGCGACGAGCTCGCCGCCGTCCCGGCGGTCGTCCGACTGTCCCGCGCCGCCCGCCGCCTGGTGGTGCAGAACCTGGTCATCGCCGGCACCTTCATCACCGTCCTGGTCGTCTGGGACCTGGCCGGCCACCTCCCGCTGCCGCTCGGTGTCGCCGGCCACGAGGGTTCGACCGTGCTGGTCGGCCTGAACGGACTGCGGCTGCTGCGCGAGTCCGCGTGGCGGCCCGGCCGGTCCGGGTGATCCGGACCGGTCCAGGACAGTCGGGGTCGATGTCGGATTCTCGCCAGCCCGCGTGCCCCCGGTGCCGGATGCTGGACGCATGCAGATGGGGATGCACACCGACATCGAGCGCTGTGTCCGCGCCGTCCGGTCCAAGGACGCCCGCTTCGACGGCTGGTTCTTCACCGCCGTCCTGACCACCGGGATCTACTGCCGGCCCAGTTGCCCGGTCGTACCGCCCAAGCGGGAGAACATGGTGTTCCACCCGAGCGCGGCCGCCTGCCAGCAGGCCGGCTTCCGGGCCTGCAAGCGCTGCCGCCCCGACACCAGCCCCGGCTCCCCGGAGTGGAACCAGCGCGCCGACCTCGTGGCCCGCGCCATGCGGCTGATCACCGACGGCGTCGTGGACCGCGAGGGCGTCCCCGGCCTCGCCGCCCGGCTCGGCTACAGCACCCGGCAGATCGAACGCCAGCTGCTCGCCGAGCTGGGCGCCGGCCCGCTCGCCCTCGCCCGCGCCCAGCGGGCCCAGACGGCCCGCCTGCTGATCGAGACGACCGCCCTGCCGATGGCGGAGATCGCCTTCGCGGCGGGCTTCGCCTCCATCCGCACCTTCAACGACACCGTCCGCGAGGTCTACGCCCTCACCCCCAGCGACCTGCGCACCCGCACACCCCGGACGAACCCCGCCGGGACACCCGCCGGCACCCCCGGAGCGATCTCCCTGCGCCTCCCCTTCCGCGCCCCCCTCAACCCCGACAACCTCTTCGGCCACCTGGCCGCGACCGCCGTGCCCGGCGTCGAGGAGTGGCGGGACGGCGCCTACCGCCGCACCCTGCGCCTCCCCTACGGGCACGGCATCGCCGCGCTCACCCCGCGCCCCGACCACATCGCCTGCCGCCTCACCCTCACCGACCTGCGCGACCTGCCCGTCGCCATCAGCCGCTGCCGCCGCCTGCTCGACCTGGACGCCGACCCGGTCGCCATCGACGACCAGCTGCGCACGGACCCGGTGCTCGCCCCGCTGGTGGACAAGGCACCCGGGCGACGGGTCCCGCGCACGGTCGACGAGGCGGAGTTCGCGGTACGGGCCGTACTCGGCCAGCAGGTCTCCACGGCCGCCGCCCGCACCCACGCGGCCCGCCTGGTCAGTGCGCACGGCGAGGCCGTCGACGACCCCGAGGGCGGCCTCACCCACCTGTTCCCGGCACCGGCGGACCTCGCCGCCGTCGACCCGGAGTCCCTGGCGATGCCCCGCACCCGCCGCGTGACCCTCACCACCCTCGTCGGCCGGCTCGCCGACGGCTCGCTGCCCCTGGGCGTGGAGAGCGACTGGCCGGAGGCCCGTGCCAGGCTCCTCGCCCTCCCCGGCTTCGGCCCGTGGACGGCCGACGTGATCGCGATGCGGGCCCTCGGCGACCCCGACGCCTTCCTCCCCACCGACCTCGGCGTCCGCCGCGCCGCCCGGGAACTGGGCCTGCCCTCCACCCCGGCCGCGCTCACCGCCCGCGCGGCGGCCTGGCGGCCCTGGCGGGCGTACGCCGTCCAGTACCTGTGGGCGACGGACGACCACCCCATCAACTTCCTGCCGGTATGAGGCACCAGAGAACCAGGAACCGTCATGAGACAGCACACGGTGATCGACAGTCCGTACGGCCCGCTGACCCTGGTCGCCGACGACGGCGTCCTGTGCGGCGTGTACATGGAGGACCAGCGCCACCGGCCGCCCGAGGAGACCTTCGGCTCCCGCGACCAGCGCCCCTTCGCCGAGGCGGAGGAACAACTGGAGGCCTACTTCGCGGGCCGGCTGACCGAGTTCACCCTCCCGCTGCGCCTGCACGGCACCCCGTTCCAGCGCCGCGTCTGGGAGCACCTGCGGACCATCCCGTACGGCGAGACCCGCACCTACGGCCGGCTCGCCGCCGCCCTCGGCAATCCCAGGGCGTCCCGCGCGGTCGGCCTCGCCAACGGCAGGAACCCGATCGGCATCATCATCCCCTGCCACCGCGTGGTCGGCACCGACGGCAGCCTCACCGGCTACGGCGGCGGCCTCGCCCGCAAGCAGCGCCTGCTGGACTTCGAGTCGGGCACCGCGCTGTTCTGACCGCCCCGGACCCGCCCCGAACCCGGTGGCCTACGTCCACGGCCCGCTCCAGTGAGCGGACCCGCTCGGTCTCGCGAGGGGGAGTACCACTACGAGGCGCACGGGCTCCGTGGCGGCGCCTGACGCGGCACGGGCCGGGGCCGGCCGGCCCTACGCCGACTGTCCCACCCGGCGCAGCAGGGCGGGCAGGGCCGTGCCGATCGGGTCCCTGATCACCTCGTCGGCCAGCTCGTCGTACGGCGTCGGCTCGGCGTTGACGACGATCAGGCGGGCGCCGTGGTCCGCGGCGACGCCCGCCAGGCCCGCGGCGGGCTGCACCTGGAGGCTGGTGCCGGCGGCGATGAAGACCTGGCAGGCCTTCGTGACGGCGACGGCGTCGCCGAGCACCACCGGGTCGAGCCGCTCGCCGAACATCACCGTCGCCGGTTTCAGGATGCCCCCGCACTCCCGGCACGGCGGATCCGGCTCCCCGGCCTCGACCCGGGCCAGGGCGTCCTCCATCGGACCGCCCGCGTGGCACGCCGTGCAGACGTACCGGCGTGCCGTGCCGTGCAGTTCGAGGACCTTGCGGTCGGGCATCCCGGCGAGCTGGTGCAGACCGTCCACATTCTGGGTGATCACCCGCACCGGCACCCCGGACCTCTCCAGTTCCGCCACCGCCCGGTGCGCGGCGTTCGGTTCGGCCCCCAGGGC
Above is a genomic segment from Streptomyces glaucescens containing:
- a CDS encoding SIR2 family NAD-dependent protein deacylase, which produces MSKPLVALLTGAGVSTDSGIPDYRGPQGLWRRDPEAEKLVTYEYYMGDPEIRRRSWLMRRDAGALGAEPNAAHRAVAELERSGVPVRVITQNVDGLHQLAGMPDRKVLELHGTARRYVCTACHAGGPMEDALARVEAGEPDPPCRECGGILKPATVMFGERLDPVVLGDAVAVTKACQVFIAAGTSLQVQPAAGLAGVAADHGARLIVVNAEPTPYDELADEVIRDPIGTALPALLRRVGQSA
- a CDS encoding methylated-DNA--[protein]-cysteine S-methyltransferase, which encodes MRQHTVIDSPYGPLTLVADDGVLCGVYMEDQRHRPPEETFGSRDQRPFAEAEEQLEAYFAGRLTEFTLPLRLHGTPFQRRVWEHLRTIPYGETRTYGRLAAALGNPRASRAVGLANGRNPIGIIIPCHRVVGTDGSLTGYGGGLARKQRLLDFESGTALF
- a CDS encoding heavy metal translocating P-type ATPase: MVWRVSATLAPRQTSARTQPAPRRRTRVLALPEARWALAALAAFLLGLALDLGGAPAWAHGVAYAVAYVTGGWEPALEGLRALREKTLDVDLLMIVAALGAAAIGQVLDGALLIVIFATSGALEALATARTADSVRGLLDLAPATATRIHADGTEETVPAAGLAVGDTLLIRPGELIGADGTVLDGTSEADQATITGEPLPVVKRPGDEVFAGTLNGTGALRVRVDRDPADSVIARIVTLVEEASRTKAPTQLFIEKVEQRYAVGVVAATLAVFAVPLAFGAGLTDALLRAMTFMIVASPCAVVLATMPPLLSAIANAGRHGVLVKSAVAMERLGETDTAALDKTGTLTEGAPEVTAVRPLPGSGLDEERLLALAAAAEHPSEHPLARAIVAAARERGLPIATAEKFTATPGEGVSAVVDGRPVTVGRARDAVPGPPREPHGAQAAGARPDAGPRERGATVVTVHRDGVPVGTLALTDRLRPDAAATTAALTALTGTPPVLLTGDNRHTAARVAEATGLTDVRAELLPEDKAGAVHDIQRTGRKVLFVGDGVNDAPALAAAHSGIAMGRAGSDLALETADAVVVRDELAAVPAVVRLSRAARRLVVQNLVIAGTFITVLVVWDLAGHLPLPLGVAGHEGSTVLVGLNGLRLLRESAWRPGRSG
- a CDS encoding AlkA N-terminal domain-containing protein; protein product: MHTDIERCVRAVRSKDARFDGWFFTAVLTTGIYCRPSCPVVPPKRENMVFHPSAAACQQAGFRACKRCRPDTSPGSPEWNQRADLVARAMRLITDGVVDREGVPGLAARLGYSTRQIERQLLAELGAGPLALARAQRAQTARLLIETTALPMAEIAFAAGFASIRTFNDTVREVYALTPSDLRTRTPRTNPAGTPAGTPGAISLRLPFRAPLNPDNLFGHLAATAVPGVEEWRDGAYRRTLRLPYGHGIAALTPRPDHIACRLTLTDLRDLPVAISRCRRLLDLDADPVAIDDQLRTDPVLAPLVDKAPGRRVPRTVDEAEFAVRAVLGQQVSTAAARTHAARLVSAHGEAVDDPEGGLTHLFPAPADLAAVDPESLAMPRTRRVTLTTLVGRLADGSLPLGVESDWPEARARLLALPGFGPWTADVIAMRALGDPDAFLPTDLGVRRAARELGLPSTPAALTARAAAWRPWRAYAVQYLWATDDHPINFLPV